Within the Pelagovum pacificum genome, the region CTCGTCGACATCGAGGTGGAAGAGCCACGGCACCCGGTTCTCGGCATAGAGCCGGCGAAGGTTAAGCCCCTGCCGCGGGCTGTGGTGATCGGGCCGCCCACCGAGCGCTTCCCACCACGCAGCATCGCAATGGATCACGGTGACCCCCTCCGCCCCGATGAGAAGGTCGCCAACGGGATCTTCCGGATCGTCGAGATGAAGCCAAATACGGCTCGCCCCGAGGTCGAGGTGCCACGCGACGAAAGCGAGCGTCTGCTCGACCGTGGCCTTCGCGGTCGTGCAGACCCCCCATTCCATCCCCGTCAGAGCCTGTTGAGCAGGTCCACGGTCGGCCAGGCATCCGGCGGCAGACCGAGGCGCATCTGCTCGGCCTGCACGGCGGCGCGCGTCTTTTCTCCGAGGATGCCGTCGACATCGCCGACATCGTGGCCGAGCGCGACGAGACGCTGCTGCAACGCGACCATCTGGTCGCCGTTCAGGCCGGGATCAGGATTGCCGGGATCGTAGACCGGTGCCCCTTCCAGCCGTGTGCCGAAGTAGGCGGCTGTGGTCACGTAGACGAGGCTCTGGTTCCACTCGAAATAGACGCGGAAATTCGGGTAGGCGAGGAAGGCCGGCCCGTTGCGCCCCATCGGCATCAGGACCGACGCGGGCAGACTCGAGGCGCCGAGGGCGCCGTTGCGCCCCGTGACGCCGAGCGACTGCCACTCGCCGACCGTCAGCTCGTGGTCGAGGCCAGTCAGCGTCATGTCGATCCCCTGCGGCAGGACGATCTCCTGCAACCACGGCTCACCCGGGCGCCAGCCCAGCGAAGACAGCATCGAGCCGCCCGACATCAGCGCGTCCTGCGCGGAGCCCTTTAGGTCGACATGTCCGTCGCCATCGCCGTCGCGACCGCTGGTGATGATGTCCTCGGGCAGCATCTGGACCTGCCCGATCTCCCCGGCCCAGGCGCCCGTGGTCGTGGCCGGGTCGAAGTCGCCCCGCTCGAACAGGGTCATCGCCGCGAAGATTTGCGGGCGGAAGAGCTCGGGACGGCGGCAATCATGCGCCAGCGTGACCAGCGCGTTCGCGGTGTTGAAGTCGCCCTGCACGGCGCCGAAGTCCGTCTCGAACGCCCAGAAAGCGAGGAGGACGCCGCGCGGAATGCCGTACTCCGACTCGATCCGGTTGAAGGTCGCATCGTATTGCGACGCGTTGGCCCGCGCCCGGTCGATCCGGTTCTGCGATATCAGACGGCGGGAGAAGTCGATGAAATCCCGCTGGAAAACACCCTGTCGACGATCGGCGGCGATCACCTCCGGGTCCTGCCGCACGCTGGCGAGGAAGGCGTCTGCGGTCGCCGGGTCATGGCCGCGCGAGACGGCCTCCTGCTTCAGGCCCTGCACGAAGTCGGGAAACGGGCCGCCGCATTGCTGCGCGGCGGCGGGCAGGCCGAGCGTGAGACCGGCGAGGGCGAGCGGGAGCGCGAGGCGAAATTTCATCTGGCGGTCATCTTCCGGGACGTTGGCATTCCGGCGGACGTTAACCTTTGGCAGGCGGGCGTGAAAGGCGCGGCGTCAGAACAGGATAAACGGAACGATCACGATCAGGCCAGCAGCCCACGCTCGCCAGAGGATCGTGACGGCGCGGTCGATCTCCTGCGGGCCCGGATCGCGCCGACCGTTGGGGTGAACGAACGGTGCCTCGATACGCTCGCCGGCGTAGCTGCGCGGACCCGACAGGGCGACGCTCAGGGCGCGGGCCATTGCTGCCTCCGGCCAGCCGGCGTTGGGCGAGCGATGCCGCCGCGCGTCCGCGACGAGGCCATTAGCGTCGGGCCAGCCGGCGGCGACCCGGATCAGCAGCGCGGACAGGCGCGCGGGGATCCAGTTCAGCACGTCGTCGAGCCGGGCCGCGGCCCAGCCGAACCGCTCATGCCGGGGCGTGCGGTGTCCGATCATGCTGTCGGCGGTGTTGATCGCCTTGTAGAGCAGCAGCCCCGGCAGGCCGCCGACCGCCAACCAGAAGGCCGGTGCGACGACACCGTCGGAGAAGTTCTCGGCCGCGCTCTCGATCGCGGCGCGGGCCACGTCCGGCTCCGTCATCGCGGCGGTATCCCGACCGACGATCATCGCCACGGACATCCGGCCGTCGCCGAGCGACAGCCGGAGCGCCTGCGCCACCGCAGCGACATGCGTGACGAGCGAACGCTGCGCCAGAAGGATCGCGCCGACGATGACTTCGGCCAGCGCGCCGGGGAGCGCCGCGAGCAACAGGCCGAGCGTGACGGCGAGTCCGCAAAGACCAAGGGTCGCCGCCATACCTCCCACGCGGGCGAAGCCGCCCCGGTTCAAAGCCCCGTCGAGCCAGTCAATCAATCGTCCCGCGATCACCACCGGATGCGGGACACGCGACCAGAGCCAACGTGGTTCTCCCGCCACCGCGTCAAGCAGCGCGGCGAGCAGAAGCGCGGTCATGTCCGCCGGGAGGCGCTCGGCTGCGCCGTCGCCCCGCCCGCCGTCCCGTCGAGCGCCGTCTCCAGCTGGCCGAACCGGTCGGGTGCGGGCAGCCCGAGGCGCAGCCAGCGCTTGGAATAGGGGAATAGGCGGGACCAGACATGCCCCTCCGCCAGTCGCTCCTGCATCGCGGCCGCGTCGCCGACGTCGTAAAGCCGAAACAGTGTCGTGCCGCCGACCAGCGCCGCCCCCTGTCCGGACATCAGCCGATCCAGCCGCGCCGAATCCCGCGTCAGCCGCGCACGCGTCGCCTCTGCCCAGGCCCGGTCCTCGAGCGCCTGCGCCCCGATCCGCAGCGCGGGACCGGCCACAGCCCAGGGGCCGAGCAGCTCCGCCAGCGGCCCAAGAGTCTCCGCATGGCCGATCGCGAAGCCGAGCCGCAGCCCGGCGAGGCCCCAGAACTTGCCGAAGCTCTTCAGCACGATTGGTCCCGGTCGCGCCGTGCGGGCGGTCTGCGTTGCCTCGGGCGTGACGTCGCAAAAGCTCTCGTCGACTACGGTAAAGCCGTCGTCCGGGCCGAACTCGTGCAGCCGTCCGTCGGGATTGTTCGGATGGACAACGACCCGGACCGGTGCGGGCGCGTCTTGGTCTCGGACCTCTCGCCCGGCCGCGCGGAAGGCCGCGGCATGTTCGTTGTAGGTCGGGCCGGGGATATGCACGGCGCCCGGTGGCGCGATGGCGGGCAATCGCGCGATCAGGGCCGACGCACCGGGCGCGGCGATGATATCCGCCCCCTCCGGCACCCCCCAGAAGGCGCGTGCCGCGCGGGTCAGGCGGTCGCTCGCGCCGCTGTCGGGCAGGGCCGTCCAGTCGTTCGAGGTCAGCCCCTCCACCGGGTAGGGCACCGGGTTGATACCGGTGGACAGATCAAGCCAGCCCTCCCGCGTGCCGCCCCACCGCGCGATGGCGGCGTCGAGTCCGCCGCCGTGGTCGCGCACGTCGCTCATTCCGGCAGCGGCGGGTGGCGGGTGACGAAGTGCCCCTTCACGCCCTGCGGCCAGTCGCGATAAGGCACCCGGCCGGTGTCGGAGTCCGAATGCATCCGGGCGTAGTCGAGGATCGCATGCGCCGCCTCCTCCGTCGGCTCGAAGCGGCCCAGCGTGTAGCAGAGCTTGCCCGCCGCCTGCACCGCGACGTTGCAGCCGTGGTCACAGCCCATCAGGCAGGAAACACGACGCAGGCGCACGTCCGGTCCTTCCGGCGCGGCGCCCTCGATCAGCTCGGCCAGCATCTCGCCGTGCGTCCGGCCGAGAGAGGCGTCCCAGTCCTCTCGCTTGCAGGTGTCGCAGATGGTGATCCAGGTGGTCATCCGGCCTCCGGTGCGTCTCGTTGCCGACGCTTGAAGCGGATCACGTCGCCGGGAACAAGGGCGCGTTTTTCCGCTGACGCCGAACGCCGGTAACCTTCCGTTAGGAATTCGGGCGCAGACATGACCTGCCGGGCGACTTGCCACGGCGGACTTCACCACGGGGGCAGTTTTTCGGAGGGCCGGTCATGCCGGGCAAGAGACGATGCGCGTGCTGATCGTCGAGGACAGCCGCCCACTTGGCCGCTTGTGGCAACGCCACCTCCAGCGCTCCGGGCTGGAGGTCGAGCTGCGCCACGATGCGCGCCGCGCGATCGAGGCGATCTCTCACCAGCCGTGGGACGTGATCGTGCTCGACCTCGTGCTCGGGGGCAGCAGTGCGCTCGCCGTCGCCGATTACGCAGAGATCCGGCGCCCCGAAGCGAAAGTGATCGTGGTGACCAACACCCGCTTCTTCGCCGACGGCTCGATCTTCGGGCTCAGCGCGAACGCCTGCGCCTTCCTGCGTAGTGGTATCCCGCCCGAGGACCTCACCGAAGTGGTTCGCCATCACGGACGGGTCGCCTGACCGGTCAGGGACAGCGGCCGAAGATGGCCACCGGCCAGCCTGCCCGGGCGAGCACGAGGATGTCAGGAGAGGGCCGGAATACCGCGGTCGAGCCGCGCCAGGCGCCCGACTGCAGCGTCGACAGGGCAAGCATGTCGGTCAGCGGGCGCTCCTCGATCCTCAGATAGGCCTGCACCTGCTCGGTCGGGGTGGAATAGATGTAGGTGTGGCCGCCGGCGTAATCGTAGCGCGTCTGAAGCGCACCGTCCTGCCGCGACAGGGTAAAGCTCAGCGGATCGTTCAGGGTGAATGTGATCGCGTGATCGGCGCAGACGCGCGCGACCACGTCCTCGGGCAGTGCACCACCGTCGGAGATCGGGTCCGCCGGAAACCACGTGCCCTCCGCCGAGGACAGAATCTCGATCTGCAGCGCGGCGATCTCCTCGGGCGCTCCGCCGGCGGCGAAGTTGAACGCCTCGGTGGCCGCGGTGAACTGCTTGTCCAGACCCTGTGCGGACAGCTGGCCGCCGGTGACGGCCAGCAACAAAACGGCAATAAATCGGATCGTCATGGAAACTCCTTCACTCTAATGTGAGTGAAGGGTCCCAAACCGATCACCTTAGGTCAACGCCCTCAGCCCCGCCCGTGCGGCGCTTCGAAGTCGAGGTCGGGTCCGATCGGAATGATCCGGTGCGGGTTCACCGTCTCGTGGCTGTAATGGTAGTGCCGCCGGATGTGATCGAAGTTCACCGTCTCCGCGACGCCCGGCCACTGGTACAGCTCGCGGGTGTAGCCCCAGAGGTTCGGGTAATCGACGATCCGCCGACGGTTGCACTTGAAGTGCCCGTGGTAGACCTGATCGAACCGCACCAGCGTGGTGAAGAGCCGCCAGTCGGCCTCCGTCAGACGGTCGCCCATCAGGTAGCGGTTCTCGCCGAGCCGGTCCTCGATCCAGTCGAGGCTTTCGAACAGCGGCCAGACGGCGGCCTCGTAGGCCTCCTGCGTGGCGGCGAAGCCGGACTTGTAAACGCCGTTGTTCACCGTGTCGTAGATGCGCTCGTTCACTGGCTCGATCGCCTCGCGAAGGTCCTCGGGCCAGAAGCGTTCATGGTTGCCGGTGATCTCGTCGAAGGCGCTGTCGAACATGCGGATGATCTCGGCGCTCTCGTTGCTGACGATCGTCTCGCGCTCCTTGTCCCAGAGGACAGGGACGGTGACGCGGGCGGTCACGTCCGGATCGGCCTTCACGTAGAGCTGGTGCAGGTAGTCGAGACCATAGAGGTCGTCGCCCGTCGCACCGGGATAGTCGGACGACAGGCTCCACCCCTTGTCCAGCATGTCGGGATGCACGACTGACACGCCGATATGCGGGGCGAGGCCCTTGAGCTGTCGGAAAATCAGCGCCCGATGCGCCCACGGGCAGGCGTAGGACACGTAGAGGTGGTAGCGCCCCGACTCGGCCTTGAAGCCGCCCTCGCCGCTCGGCCCGGCAGAGCCGTCCGCCGTGACCCAGTTGCGGAAGGTCGTCGCCTGCCGCTTGAAACTGCCGTCTTCCGAGGCGCCGATGCTGCCGTCTTGCCATTTGCCGTCAACGAGCTGGCCCATGCCGATCTCCCTAAATTCTGTGTCACTGGTTGAGCTAGTCTGATCGCCGGTGCACGCAAAGGCAGAGTTCCGCACGTCAGGCTCGGCATATGCGCACGGCGGCCGGTCGTCGCCGCGCGCCGCAAACCGCCGCTTTTGCGTTTGCGCCCCCCGGGCGGGGGGCCTATCAGGGGCTCGTGACGAAGTCCCGAAACGGGACCGGAAAGGTGGCACCAAGAGGTCGACCCATATCGGGGACCACGCGGCGCATCGTCCTGAAGGGCCACGCCTGGCTCCGGTCCCCCCGTATATCCGTGGAGGAGCCTCCCATGCGTATCCTGATTCCCCTCATGACCCTGCTCGCGCAGCCCGCACTGGCTCATCCCGGCCACATCGCGGAAGTCGCCGGACATGGACACTGGATCGCGCTGGGGGCCATCGGACTCGCCGCTGTCGTCGGGGCGCTCGGCGCCCGCAAACGCGCCAAGGAAAAAGCCGAAACGGCACCGGACCAGGAGGCGGACGCCGAGCCGTCCGCAGCATGAAGACCGGGGTCCTGATCTGCGGGCACGGCTCTCGCTCGCAATCCGCCGTCGACGAGTTCTCCACGCTGGCCGAGCAACTTCCGCCGCTGCTGCCGTCCGACTGGCTGGTCGATTACGGCTACCTCGAATTCGCCAACCCGGTGCTGCGCGACGGTCTCGACCGGCTGCGCGACGCCGGCTGCGACCGCATCTTCGGCGTGCCGGGAATGCTCTTCGCCGCGATGCACGCCAAGAACGACATCCCCACCGTGCTGTCGACCTACGCTGCGCAGAACGGGATCGAGGTCATGTATGGCCGCGAGCTCGGCGTCGATCCGAAGATGATCGCCGCCGCCGCCGCCCGGATCGAGGAAGCGCTCGAGGGCAAGGATGACGTGCCGCGCCACGAGACCTGTCTCGTCGTGATCGGGCGCGGGGCTTCGGACCCGGACGCCAACGGCAACGTCGCCAAGGTCGCCCGGATGCTGCACGAGGGCCTTGGTTTCGGCTGGTGCGAGGTCGGCTATTCCGGCGTCACTTTCCCGCTGGTCGAACCCTGCCTGAACCACGTGACGAAGCTCGGCTACAAGCGCGTCGTCGTGTTCCCGTGGTTCCTGTTCTCGGGCATCCTGATCGACCGCATCTACGGCTTCACCGATCAGGTCGCCGCCGCGAACCCGGACATCGAGTTCATCAAGGCCGGCTACCTGGGCAGCCACCCCAAGGTGCTTGAGACCTTCGCCGAACGCGCGATCGAGATGGACGGCGAAGTGCCGCCGCCGAACTGCGCGATGTGCAAGTACCGCACGCAGGTGCTCGGCTTCGAAGCGGAGGTCGGCGCGCCGCAGGAAAGCCACCACCACCACGTCGAGGGGCAGGGCGCGTCCGCGCCGGGATCCAACGTGGCGGATTGCAAATTGTGCTCCGATTTCTGCACCGGAGAGTGCAGGCTTGATATGGGCGACCACCATCATCACCACGACCATGCGCATGACCATGGCCATTCCCACGATCACGGCCACGACCACGCGCACGGCCATCACCACCATCATGACCACGATCATCATCACCACCATCACGCGCCCTATCCCCATGCGGACCACCCCCACGGTCCCGAGAGCGCGCGAAAGAAGCGTCCGTGATGCGACCCTACCTGCGTGATCCGGCGGCCATTTACGACGAGAGCTTTGCAACCGTCCGGCGGGAGGCGCGCCTCGACCGGTTTCCGGCCGCGATGGAGCCCGTCGTCGTCCGCCTGATCCATGCGTGCGGCATGATCGAGATCGCCGACCGCCTCGCGTTCTCGCCCGCGGCTGCCGAAACCGGCGGCCTCGCGCTCGCTGCGGGGGCCCCGGTGCTCTGCGATTGCGAAATGGTCGGCGCTGGCATCACCCGCCGCCTGCTTCCTGCGGAGAACGACGTGGTCGTCACGCTCAACGATCCGTCGGTGGCGGACATGGCCAAAGACCTCGGCACCACCCGCTCCGCCGCCGCGGTGGAGCTGTGGGAGGATCGCATCGAAGGCGCCGTCGTCGCCGTAGGCAACGCGCCGACGGCTCTGTTCCACCTGCTCGAAAAGCTAGACGCGGGCTGGCCGCGTCCATCCGTGATCCTCGGCTTCCCGGTCGGCTTCGTTGGTGCGGCGGAAAGCAAGGCGGAGCTCGCCGCCAATCCGCGCGGCAGCGACTTCA harbors:
- a CDS encoding lytic murein transglycosylase, whose translation is MKFRLALPLALAGLTLGLPAAAQQCGGPFPDFVQGLKQEAVSRGHDPATADAFLASVRQDPEVIAADRRQGVFQRDFIDFSRRLISQNRIDRARANASQYDATFNRIESEYGIPRGVLLAFWAFETDFGAVQGDFNTANALVTLAHDCRRPELFRPQIFAAMTLFERGDFDPATTTGAWAGEIGQVQMLPEDIITSGRDGDGDGHVDLKGSAQDALMSGGSMLSSLGWRPGEPWLQEIVLPQGIDMTLTGLDHELTVGEWQSLGVTGRNGALGASSLPASVLMPMGRNGPAFLAYPNFRVYFEWNQSLVYVTTAAYFGTRLEGAPVYDPGNPDPGLNGDQMVALQQRLVALGHDVGDVDGILGEKTRAAVQAEQMRLGLPPDAWPTVDLLNRL
- the cbiB gene encoding adenosylcobinamide-phosphate synthase CbiB, encoding MTALLLAALLDAVAGEPRWLWSRVPHPVVIAGRLIDWLDGALNRGGFARVGGMAATLGLCGLAVTLGLLLAALPGALAEVIVGAILLAQRSLVTHVAAVAQALRLSLGDGRMSVAMIVGRDTAAMTEPDVARAAIESAAENFSDGVVAPAFWLAVGGLPGLLLYKAINTADSMIGHRTPRHERFGWAAARLDDVLNWIPARLSALLIRVAAGWPDANGLVADARRHRSPNAGWPEAAMARALSVALSGPRSYAGERIEAPFVHPNGRRDPGPQEIDRAVTILWRAWAAGLIVIVPFILF
- a CDS encoding threonine-phosphate decarboxylase, giving the protein MSDVRDHGGGLDAAIARWGGTREGWLDLSTGINPVPYPVEGLTSNDWTALPDSGASDRLTRAARAFWGVPEGADIIAAPGASALIARLPAIAPPGAVHIPGPTYNEHAAAFRAAGREVRDQDAPAPVRVVVHPNNPDGRLHEFGPDDGFTVVDESFCDVTPEATQTARTARPGPIVLKSFGKFWGLAGLRLGFAIGHAETLGPLAELLGPWAVAGPALRIGAQALEDRAWAEATRARLTRDSARLDRLMSGQGAALVGGTTLFRLYDVGDAAAMQERLAEGHVWSRLFPYSKRWLRLGLPAPDRFGQLETALDGTAGGATAQPSASRRT
- a CDS encoding DUF1636 family protein, with product MTTWITICDTCKREDWDASLGRTHGEMLAELIEGAAPEGPDVRLRRVSCLMGCDHGCNVAVQAAGKLCYTLGRFEPTEEAAHAILDYARMHSDSDTGRVPYRDWPQGVKGHFVTRHPPLPE
- a CDS encoding response regulator, which gives rise to MRVLIVEDSRPLGRLWQRHLQRSGLEVELRHDARRAIEAISHQPWDVIVLDLVLGGSSALAVADYAEIRRPEAKVIVVTNTRFFADGSIFGLSANACAFLRSGIPPEDLTEVVRHHGRVA
- a CDS encoding glutathione S-transferase family protein, whose translation is MGQLVDGKWQDGSIGASEDGSFKRQATTFRNWVTADGSAGPSGEGGFKAESGRYHLYVSYACPWAHRALIFRQLKGLAPHIGVSVVHPDMLDKGWSLSSDYPGATGDDLYGLDYLHQLYVKADPDVTARVTVPVLWDKERETIVSNESAEIIRMFDSAFDEITGNHERFWPEDLREAIEPVNERIYDTVNNGVYKSGFAATQEAYEAAVWPLFESLDWIEDRLGENRYLMGDRLTEADWRLFTTLVRFDQVYHGHFKCNRRRIVDYPNLWGYTRELYQWPGVAETVNFDHIRRHYHYSHETVNPHRIIPIGPDLDFEAPHGRG
- a CDS encoding DUF6732 family protein, which translates into the protein MRILIPLMTLLAQPALAHPGHIAEVAGHGHWIALGAIGLAAVVGALGARKRAKEKAETAPDQEADAEPSAA
- a CDS encoding sirohydrochlorin chelatase, which produces MKTGVLICGHGSRSQSAVDEFSTLAEQLPPLLPSDWLVDYGYLEFANPVLRDGLDRLRDAGCDRIFGVPGMLFAAMHAKNDIPTVLSTYAAQNGIEVMYGRELGVDPKMIAAAAARIEEALEGKDDVPRHETCLVVIGRGASDPDANGNVAKVARMLHEGLGFGWCEVGYSGVTFPLVEPCLNHVTKLGYKRVVVFPWFLFSGILIDRIYGFTDQVAAANPDIEFIKAGYLGSHPKVLETFAERAIEMDGEVPPPNCAMCKYRTQVLGFEAEVGAPQESHHHHVEGQGASAPGSNVADCKLCSDFCTGECRLDMGDHHHHHDHAHDHGHSHDHGHDHAHGHHHHHDHDHHHHHHAPYPHADHPHGPESARKKRP
- a CDS encoding precorrin-8X methylmutase, giving the protein MRPYLRDPAAIYDESFATVRREARLDRFPAAMEPVVVRLIHACGMIEIADRLAFSPAAAETGGLALAAGAPVLCDCEMVGAGITRRLLPAENDVVVTLNDPSVADMAKDLGTTRSAAAVELWEDRIEGAVVAVGNAPTALFHLLEKLDAGWPRPSVILGFPVGFVGAAESKAELAANPRGSDFIALKGRRGGSAMASAAVNALALGASRKALQ